In Anaerolineales bacterium, a genomic segment contains:
- a CDS encoding thioredoxin fold domain-containing protein, protein MHRTSLFERFLIGVVLFGVGVIFVLTLSLLGKASIASRPNAAAISLTGKPHLIMFYADWCGWCQKMRPSLNLMKEKYGASVTFWDLNIDSSNSAALSRKYSVYFVPYVVLLDKEGETMRVLPGYQTQKKLEEVLTTLLIAQ, encoded by the coding sequence ATGCATCGCACATCGTTGTTTGAGCGATTTTTGATTGGGGTCGTGCTGTTCGGCGTTGGGGTTATCTTCGTCCTCACGTTGAGTCTGCTAGGGAAAGCATCGATTGCCAGCCGTCCCAACGCTGCGGCAATCAGCTTGACGGGAAAGCCACACTTGATCATGTTCTACGCCGATTGGTGCGGATGGTGTCAGAAAATGCGCCCCTCGCTGAACCTGATGAAAGAAAAATACGGCGCATCGGTCACTTTTTGGGACCTCAACATAGACAGCAGCAATTCAGCGGCACTCTCGCGAAAGTATAGTGTTTACTTTGTCCCCTACGTGGTGCTGCTCGATAAAGAGGGGGAAACCATGCGCGTGCTGCCTGGCTATCAAACGCAAAAAAAGCTGGAGGAGGTCCTAACGACACTGCTCATCGCACAATAG
- a CDS encoding LysE family transporter — protein sequence MDIGIFLRGLIFGLSIAAPVGPVGIVCIRRTLGEGFFYGAAAGLGAATADVFFASVGAFGLTVIANALVSLQAPLRFFGGAFLIYLGWTFFRTPPVDTNAAGTSSLAGEDNARRGLFGAYSTTFFLTITNPITILIYTAMFAGFGSTGEGGIWAALMMVVGVAMGSGGWYLALAGIVSLLKTRMNRTVLLWINRLSGIAIALFGIVVLISALRG from the coding sequence ATGGATATCGGTATTTTTCTACGTGGACTCATCTTTGGGCTTTCGATTGCCGCCCCCGTCGGACCTGTCGGAATCGTGTGCATCCGGCGGACGCTTGGAGAGGGCTTTTTCTATGGCGCGGCGGCGGGCTTGGGAGCGGCAACGGCTGACGTGTTTTTCGCTTCGGTGGGGGCGTTCGGTCTGACGGTCATCGCCAACGCCCTCGTCAGCCTTCAGGCGCCGCTGCGCTTCTTTGGGGGAGCGTTTCTGATCTACCTCGGCTGGACGTTTTTCCGCACCCCGCCCGTTGATACGAACGCGGCAGGCACATCATCACTGGCAGGGGAGGATAACGCACGGCGGGGGCTGTTTGGGGCGTACAGCACAACCTTTTTCCTGACGATCACGAATCCGATCACGATCCTGATCTACACCGCAATGTTCGCCGGATTTGGCAGCACGGGCGAGGGTGGTATCTGGGCAGCGCTGATGATGGTTGTCGGCGTAGCGATGGGGTCGGGGGGGTGGTATCTCGCGTTAGCGGGGATCGTCAGCCTTTTGAAAACGCGGATGAACCGCACGGTGCTGCTGTGGATCAACCGCCTCTCAGGGATCGCTATCGCGTTGTTTGGGATCGTTGTGCTGATCAGTGCGCTGCGGGGGTAG
- the atpG gene encoding ATP synthase F1 subunit gamma, giving the protein MPSVREIKRRIRSVKNIQQITMALEAVSASKVRRATNQALAARAYADLAIRVMGHIFKASNSSTPLHPLLTARANVGTVTVALITSDRGLSGAYNTNVFRVARRFAQDVGKPVRWVAVGRKGRDLLARMKENIVADFTGLPAWWSLDASRPIARTLTEEYLNGYSDQVYVAYTEFINTLTQQPRVQPVLPIVPDQEGAMIHLDYLKLRREDEVNVGDYIFEPNATAILDEILPKFHENIILELLLESAASEHSARMVSMRNASENAKALSADLQLSYNKARQAAITSEILDIVGGVEAMRGRKAPAPAETPLAQS; this is encoded by the coding sequence ATGCCTAGTGTACGCGAAATCAAACGGCGCATTCGCAGCGTCAAAAATATCCAACAAATCACGATGGCGCTGGAGGCGGTTTCCGCCTCCAAAGTCCGCCGTGCCACCAACCAAGCGCTGGCAGCCCGCGCCTATGCTGATCTTGCCATTCGGGTGATGGGGCATATCTTCAAGGCGAGCAACTCCTCAACGCCGCTCCACCCGCTGTTGACGGCACGGGCGAATGTGGGGACGGTCACGGTGGCGTTGATCACCAGTGATCGGGGGCTTTCCGGTGCCTATAATACGAACGTTTTCCGCGTGGCGCGGCGCTTTGCCCAAGATGTGGGGAAGCCCGTCCGCTGGGTGGCGGTGGGGCGCAAAGGGCGCGATCTGCTTGCCCGCATGAAGGAAAATATCGTTGCCGATTTCACCGGTTTGCCGGCGTGGTGGTCGCTGGATGCCTCCCGCCCGATTGCCCGCACCCTAACGGAAGAATATCTGAACGGTTACAGCGATCAAGTCTATGTCGCCTATACCGAATTCATCAATACCCTGACGCAGCAGCCGCGTGTGCAGCCTGTCTTACCCATTGTCCCCGATCAAGAGGGGGCAATGATTCATTTGGATTACCTCAAACTCCGTCGGGAAGATGAGGTCAATGTGGGGGATTACATCTTCGAGCCGAACGCAACGGCGATCTTGGATGAGATTCTCCCCAAGTTCCACGAGAACATCATCCTAGAACTGCTCTTAGAAAGCGCCGCCAGCGAACACAGCGCCCGCATGGTCTCCATGCGCAACGCCTCGGAAAACGCCAAAGCGCTCTCGGCAGATTTGCAGTTGAGCTACAACAAGGCGCGGCAGGCAGCGATCACCAGCGAAATTTTGGACATCGTAGGTGGTGTGGAAGCGATGCGCGGCAGAAAAGCCCCCGCGCCCGCCGAGACGCCGCTGGCACAATCCTAA
- the atpD gene encoding F0F1 ATP synthase subunit beta: MANEIKGKISQILGAVIDVEFPAEGGLPDIYDAIRVPLPPVEKEGKSIPQDDLILEVQLHLGTSKVRCVAMDATEGLQRGMDAIATGAPILVPVGGGALGRLFNVLGRPIDQKGGVSSDLRYPIHRSKPSFDELITNPEMFETGMKVIDLIAPFTKGGKMGIFGGAGVGKTVTIAELIRSVAKVHSGYSVFAGVGERTREGTQLYYEMQGYGVMDSTVMVFGQMNEPPGVRLRVALTGLANAEYFRDQGKDVLLFIDNIFRFSLSGSEVSALLGRMPSAVGYQPTLANEMGDLQERIASTKTGSITSMQAVYVPADDYSDPAPVATFTHLNGTIALERELAAQGLFPAVDPLASTSRLLDPQIVGEDHYNTAREVQRVLQRYKDLQDIIAILGIDELSTDDKLLVGRARRIQRFLTQPMFVAEKFTGRDGRYVPIKENIKGFKMILSGELDHIPEQMFYMAGPIEDVLNRYDEAKRKGEV; encoded by the coding sequence ATGGCGAATGAAATCAAAGGAAAAATCTCGCAAATTCTTGGCGCGGTGATCGATGTCGAATTCCCCGCAGAGGGGGGTTTGCCCGATATTTACGACGCGATCCGCGTCCCGCTGCCGCCCGTTGAAAAAGAGGGGAAAAGCATCCCCCAAGATGATCTGATCTTGGAAGTTCAGCTTCATCTCGGTACCTCGAAAGTCCGCTGCGTGGCAATGGACGCCACCGAGGGCTTACAGCGCGGGATGGATGCCATTGCTACTGGTGCGCCGATCCTCGTCCCCGTTGGGGGGGGCGCGTTGGGACGGCTGTTCAATGTATTGGGGCGTCCGATTGATCAAAAGGGCGGGGTTAGCAGCGACCTTCGCTATCCCATTCACCGCAGCAAGCCCTCGTTTGATGAATTGATCACAAACCCCGAAATGTTTGAGACGGGGATGAAAGTGATTGACCTGATCGCCCCCTTTACAAAGGGTGGCAAGATGGGCATTTTCGGCGGGGCGGGCGTCGGCAAGACAGTGACCATTGCCGAACTGATCCGCTCTGTGGCAAAAGTTCACAGCGGATACTCTGTGTTTGCCGGCGTGGGCGAGCGCACCCGTGAGGGGACGCAGCTTTACTACGAAATGCAGGGCTACGGTGTGATGGATTCCACGGTGATGGTCTTCGGGCAGATGAACGAACCGCCCGGCGTCCGTCTGCGCGTGGCGCTCACTGGCTTGGCAAACGCCGAATACTTCCGCGATCAGGGCAAAGACGTGCTGCTGTTCATTGATAACATCTTCCGCTTCTCGCTGAGCGGCTCGGAAGTGTCGGCACTTTTGGGACGGATGCCCTCAGCCGTGGGTTACCAACCGACTCTGGCAAACGAGATGGGCGACCTTCAAGAGCGCATCGCCTCGACAAAAACGGGGTCGATCACCTCGATGCAGGCGGTCTACGTTCCCGCTGACGACTATTCCGACCCAGCACCAGTGGCAACCTTTACCCACCTAAATGGGACGATTGCCCTGGAGCGTGAGTTGGCGGCACAGGGCTTGTTCCCCGCCGTCGATCCTCTCGCCAGCACCAGCCGTCTGCTTGACCCGCAGATCGTCGGGGAAGATCACTACAACACCGCCCGCGAGGTACAGCGTGTGTTGCAGCGCTATAAAGACTTGCAAGACATCATCGCCATCTTGGGCATTGATGAACTCTCCACCGACGACAAACTTCTGGTGGGGCGGGCGCGGCGCATCCAGCGCTTCCTGACGCAGCCGATGTTTGTTGCCGAGAAATTCACCGGACGCGATGGGCGCTATGTGCCGATCAAAGAGAACATCAAAGGCTTCAAGATGATCCTCAGCGGCGAACTCGATCACATCCCAGAGCAAATGTTTTACATGGCGGGACCGATTGAGGACGTGCTGAACCGCTACGACGAAGCGAAACGCAAGGGCGAAGTCTAG
- the atpC gene encoding ATP synthase F1 subunit epsilon, producing MPIKVDIVTQEGPLFSDPAADMVVIPGVEGQMGILPHHAALLTTLAHGELIVRKGGAEESFIVYGGVVEVRPDSVLILADTAESTYAVDMEKVRQAREDAERVKREGVAPDKSMAVVQELRRAGLQENILRKVKSRANTVRIVNPEEEKAKKKP from the coding sequence ATGCCGATCAAAGTCGATATTGTCACCCAAGAGGGTCCGCTCTTTTCCGATCCGGCGGCGGATATGGTCGTCATTCCCGGCGTGGAGGGGCAAATGGGCATCCTTCCCCACCACGCCGCGCTGCTGACGACGCTTGCCCATGGCGAGTTGATCGTGCGCAAGGGCGGCGCGGAAGAAAGTTTTATCGTGTATGGCGGGGTGGTTGAAGTGCGCCCCGACTCCGTGCTGATCTTGGCAGATACGGCGGAAAGCACCTACGCAGTGGACATGGAAAAAGTCCGCCAAGCACGGGAGGATGCCGAACGGGTCAAGCGCGAGGGCGTCGCCCCTGATAAATCAATGGCGGTTGTCCAAGAACTGCGGCGGGCAGGTCTGCAAGAGAACATCTTGCGGAAGGTTAAGAGCCGTGCCAACACCGTGCGTATCGTGAACCCTGAAGAAGAAAAGGCGAAAAAGAAGCCTTAA
- a CDS encoding F0F1 ATP synthase subunit alpha encodes MTAPLDFAKDFLKQIEGWSPTIHAVEVGHVTEVGDGIARVTGLPNIRYSELVEFSTGALGLAFNLETDSVGVIIMGDYRHIREGDEVRGTGRISSVPVGMGLVGRVVNALGTPLDGKGPIAATEYYNVERIAPGVIERKDVDTPIQTGILAIDAMFPIGRGQRQLIIGDRQTGKTALALDTIINQKGQDVFCIYVAIGQKEAQIASVLATLEKYGAMDYTIIVVASAGDPAALQYIAPYAGAAIGEWFMENGKDALIVYDDLSKHAWAYRQVSLLLRRPPGREAYPGDVFYLHSRLLERAARLSDERGGGSLTALPVIETLLGDVSAYIPTNVISITDGQLFLESDLFNAGQRPAMNVGISVSRVGGDAQRKSMKKVAGRMKLELSQFRSLAAFAQFGADLDKNTQNQLERGMRLTELLKQQQYQPLPLDEEVILIFAGTRGFLDTIPVAKLKQWQGDFIRSVKAQYPQIGKGIQDAATKYDLSAENEKLLEQALTDFNRTWLQTNAAK; translated from the coding sequence ATGACAGCACCACTTGATTTCGCAAAGGATTTTCTCAAACAGATCGAAGGGTGGTCGCCCACCATCCACGCCGTTGAGGTAGGGCATGTGACGGAGGTAGGCGATGGTATCGCCCGCGTTACCGGCTTGCCCAATATTCGCTATTCCGAACTGGTGGAGTTCTCCACCGGGGCGCTCGGCTTGGCGTTCAACCTTGAGACGGATAGCGTCGGCGTGATCATCATGGGCGATTACCGCCACATCCGCGAAGGTGACGAAGTGCGCGGCACAGGGCGTATCTCCTCCGTCCCCGTTGGGATGGGTTTGGTCGGGCGCGTGGTGAACGCCCTCGGCACGCCGTTGGATGGCAAGGGTCCCATCGCTGCGACAGAATATTATAACGTAGAGCGGATCGCCCCCGGCGTCATTGAGCGCAAAGACGTGGATACGCCCATTCAGACAGGTATTCTCGCCATTGACGCCATGTTCCCTATCGGGCGCGGACAGCGACAGTTGATCATCGGTGACCGGCAGACGGGCAAGACCGCCCTCGCCCTCGATACGATCATCAACCAAAAAGGGCAGGATGTCTTCTGCATCTACGTCGCCATTGGGCAGAAAGAGGCACAGATCGCCTCGGTGTTGGCGACATTGGAAAAGTACGGCGCGATGGACTACACGATCATCGTTGTCGCCTCGGCGGGCGACCCCGCCGCGCTTCAGTACATTGCTCCCTATGCTGGCGCCGCCATTGGCGAATGGTTCATGGAGAATGGCAAAGACGCTCTGATCGTTTATGACGACCTCTCCAAGCACGCCTGGGCATACCGTCAGGTGTCGCTCTTGCTGCGCCGTCCTCCTGGGCGTGAGGCATATCCGGGCGACGTGTTCTACCTACACAGCCGCCTGTTGGAACGTGCGGCACGGCTCTCTGATGAACGCGGCGGGGGCAGTCTGACGGCGCTCCCCGTCATTGAGACGCTGCTCGGTGACGTGTCGGCATACATCCCGACGAACGTGATCAGCATCACCGATGGGCAGCTTTTCTTGGAATCCGACCTGTTCAACGCCGGGCAGCGCCCCGCCATGAATGTCGGTATCTCGGTCAGCCGCGTCGGTGGCGATGCGCAGCGGAAATCGATGAAAAAGGTTGCCGGACGGATGAAACTGGAACTTTCCCAGTTCCGCTCGTTGGCGGCGTTTGCCCAGTTTGGCGCGGACTTGGACAAAAATACCCAGAATCAGCTTGAGCGCGGGATGCGCCTGACGGAACTGCTCAAGCAGCAGCAGTACCAACCGCTCCCATTGGACGAAGAAGTGATCCTCATCTTCGCCGGAACACGCGGATTCTTGGACACCATTCCGGTGGCAAAGTTGAAGCAGTGGCAGGGCGATTTTATCCGCTCGGTGAAGGCGCAGTATCCCCAAATTGGCAAGGGGATTCAAGACGCCGCGACGAAGTATGACCTGAGCGCAGAGAACGAAAAACTGCTGGAGCAGGCGCTCACCGATTTCAACCGCACATGGTTGCAGACGAACGCGGCGAAGTGA
- a CDS encoding thioredoxin fold domain-containing protein has protein sequence MRRKPLFGLFLSAAALIVVWLALVLALPTGGRARSQSAATLTATTTRPPTLDISPLTTLGVEPTRARSALVSPTPTATEDLPAPVLTLTALGQMWIATYAAIPTETPGPSAISLTGKPHFVEFYADWCGPCREMRPALKKMKEKYGETVTFWDIDVDNIGSDALSQKYRVQFIPYMVLLDKEGKTFRILEGYQTQKELDAALSALLALK, from the coding sequence ATGCGTCGTAAGCCCTTATTCGGATTATTTCTCAGCGCGGCAGCGTTGATCGTCGTTTGGCTTGCCCTCGTCCTCGCCCTCCCAACGGGAGGACGCGCTCGCTCACAAAGCGCGGCGACACTCACGGCAACAACTACCCGCCCACCTACGCTGGACATCTCCCCCCTGACGACGCTAGGCGTTGAACCCACGCGGGCGCGGTCTGCATTGGTAAGCCCCACACCCACCGCCACCGAAGACTTGCCCGCGCCCGTCCTCACCTTGACGGCGCTAGGGCAAATGTGGATCGCCACCTACGCCGCTATTCCGACAGAAACGCCCGGACCCTCCGCGATCAGTCTGACAGGAAAGCCCCACTTTGTTGAGTTCTACGCCGATTGGTGTGGACCGTGCCGCGAAATGCGTCCAGCACTGAAGAAGATGAAGGAAAAATACGGCGAAACAGTGACCTTTTGGGATATTGATGTTGATAACATCGGCTCCGATGCACTCTCGCAGAAGTATCGTGTCCAATTCATCCCCTACATGGTGCTGCTGGATAAGGAAGGGAAAACCTTCCGCATTTTGGAAGGTTACCAAACGCAAAAAGAGCTTGACGCGGCGCTCAGCGCCCTTCTTGCCCTAAAGTAA
- a CDS encoding SDR family oxidoreductase, giving the protein MSDSPRGGNTSQRHPLAGKWALVTGASSGLGADFARDLAKRGANLILVARRADKMHELAAEIKAAQGTTAVEVIPMDLAQPNAPDELHAQVKAGGWAVEVLVNNAGFGLYGMFTETAWERIAQMIQIDIVTLTHMSHLFAKDMVARKSGYILQVASIGAFQPSPTYAAYSAAKSYVLFFGEALNHELRPHGVKVTVLAPGVTKTEFLAVSGQRPSLYQRLFMMQSPTVVRVGVDALLRGKTSIVPGVANRFLAWSNRLMPRRMAAMLAHRTMTMGS; this is encoded by the coding sequence ATGTCAGACTCGCCGCGAGGGGGAAACACCTCACAAAGACATCCATTAGCGGGAAAATGGGCGCTGGTGACGGGGGCATCCAGCGGGTTGGGGGCAGATTTTGCCCGTGACCTTGCCAAGCGCGGGGCAAACCTCATCCTCGTTGCCCGCCGTGCCGATAAGATGCACGAACTGGCGGCGGAGATCAAGGCGGCGCAGGGGACAACTGCCGTAGAGGTGATCCCGATGGATCTGGCGCAGCCGAACGCCCCCGACGAACTGCACGCGCAGGTGAAGGCAGGCGGATGGGCGGTAGAGGTGCTGGTGAACAATGCCGGGTTCGGGCTTTATGGGATGTTCACCGAGACGGCGTGGGAGCGCATCGCCCAGATGATCCAAATTGACATTGTGACTCTCACGCACATGTCGCACCTTTTTGCCAAAGACATGGTGGCGCGGAAATCCGGCTATATCTTGCAGGTGGCGTCGATTGGTGCGTTCCAACCCTCGCCCACCTATGCGGCGTACTCCGCAGCAAAAAGTTACGTCCTGTTCTTTGGCGAGGCACTCAACCATGAATTGCGTCCGCACGGCGTCAAGGTAACTGTTCTTGCGCCGGGCGTGACCAAGACGGAATTCCTCGCCGTCAGTGGGCAGCGCCCGTCGTTGTATCAACGGTTGTTCATGATGCAAAGCCCAACGGTGGTTAGGGTAGGCGTCGATGCGTTGCTGCGCGGCAAGACGAGCATCGTCCCCGGTGTGGCAAATCGCTTTCTGGCGTGGTCAAATCGGCTGATGCCTCGGCGGATGGCGGCGATGCTTGCCCACCGGACGATGACCATGGGCAGTTGA
- a CDS encoding glycosyltransferase family 2 protein: MNLPALSVVIPVHNEADNVVPLCERLDAVLDAYQPDAEIIIVDDGSTDATFATLKGLRGRFPRLRIIRFTRNYGQTPALAAGFDHARAPVIVALDGDLQFHPEDLPLVVDKLAEGYDLVNGWRDRSHDPATRSLPSRLANAMMRYVTGIPMHDFGSTFKAYRRDLLENLHLYGELHRFIPALASRYGARMVEVPVRWSPRLHGKSHYGLGRTWRVFLDMIAVKFLIAYSAKPLRVFGSLGIACLGLGGVLWLITLLMKLPALGGYSITGNPLLFLGVMLVLAGVQFITNGLLAEMLTRTYYEGSKVRTIYTIREVVEDDSLP; this comes from the coding sequence GTGAACCTCCCCGCACTCTCCGTCGTGATCCCCGTCCACAACGAGGCGGACAACGTAGTCCCTCTCTGCGAACGATTGGATGCCGTCCTTGACGCCTACCAGCCGGATGCCGAGATCATCATTGTCGATGATGGTAGCACGGACGCCACCTTTGCCACCCTGAAGGGGCTTCGGGGGCGCTTTCCCCGTTTGCGGATCATTCGTTTCACCCGAAATTATGGACAGACTCCGGCGTTGGCGGCGGGCTTTGACCATGCCCGTGCGCCGGTGATCGTCGCCCTCGATGGCGATCTACAATTCCACCCGGAAGATTTGCCCCTCGTCGTGGACAAACTGGCAGAGGGTTATGATCTCGTTAACGGATGGCGGGATCGCAGCCACGATCCGGCGACGCGCAGCCTCCCTAGCCGCCTTGCCAACGCGATGATGCGCTATGTGACGGGCATTCCCATGCATGATTTCGGCTCAACCTTCAAGGCATACCGCCGCGATCTGCTGGAAAATCTTCACCTATATGGCGAACTGCACCGCTTTATTCCGGCGCTGGCAAGCCGTTATGGGGCGCGGATGGTCGAAGTCCCCGTGCGCTGGTCGCCCCGCCTTCATGGGAAAAGCCATTACGGGTTGGGGCGAACATGGCGCGTATTCCTCGATATGATCGCCGTGAAGTTCCTGATCGCCTACAGTGCCAAGCCGCTGCGGGTGTTCGGCAGTTTGGGCATTGCCTGTCTGGGCTTGGGTGGCGTCTTGTGGCTGATCACACTGCTGATGAAACTTCCGGCACTCGGTGGCTATTCGATCACGGGCAATCCGCTGCTCTTTTTGGGGGTGATGCTCGTCTTGGCGGGCGTCCAGTTCATCACGAATGGGCTGCTGGCAGAGATGCTGACGCGCACCTATTACGAAGGGAGCAAGGTGCGCACGATTTACACAATCCGCGAGGTGGTGGAGGACGATTCGCTACCCTGA